The Microcoleus sp. AS-A8 genome has a window encoding:
- a CDS encoding ribonuclease R — translation MEKGTLIEFRLGGDRRLATVDRPEGKKHWIVVDERGQSHTLHPRQITYEVTGCTLKPSEIPSFLKEVEPYLDPTSLEVAWELLVEDGEAVTSAKMAQLLFSDQSPPLCYAAYCLLSEDKLYFKQKADGYEPRPAAVVAEIKHQRTAQESKQREQQDFLTRVQQRLAGIAQEWQDSDRSRFDSLERFVLHPENTARPAQDLLSVLGRPQTPQSALDLLVELGWWSPHENLPLRRSQIPIHFRREVIEVAQQSLVSPPPDPDSDRLDLTGLKVYTIDDESTQEIDDGLSLEVLEDGRQRLWIHIADPTRLVMQGDELDLEARRRSTTLYLPTGMVPMFPPELATGPMSLVQGRVCPALSFGVVLDETGGIQDYQIRASFVKPTYRLTYEDVDEMLELGVQAEPEIAEIATWAYKRQEWRRSQGAISIHMPESVIKVKNEDEISIEVLEDSRSRLLVAEMMILAGEVAGRYGQTHQIPLPFRGQPQPELPSEEELMQLPAGPVRFCAMRRCMPKSEMSITPLRHAGLGLELYTQVTSPIRRYTDLMSHFQIKAHLRGDPLPFTAQQLQETMLSVTTAANEATWVERQTNRYWGLEYLRRNADRVWQALVLRWLREQDNEGLILLEDLGLELKMRFRRSVALGDRLDVQVSHADPRQDVIHFKELIAQEAQPAAT, via the coding sequence GTGGAAAAGGGAACATTAATTGAATTTCGTCTCGGCGGGGATCGCCGTCTCGCCACGGTAGACCGTCCAGAGGGCAAAAAGCATTGGATTGTCGTAGACGAACGCGGTCAATCTCATACGCTTCATCCCCGGCAAATCACTTACGAAGTGACGGGATGTACCTTGAAACCATCAGAAATTCCGAGCTTTCTCAAAGAGGTAGAGCCATATTTAGACCCAACGAGTTTAGAAGTGGCTTGGGAATTGTTGGTTGAAGATGGAGAAGCGGTGACCAGCGCCAAAATGGCGCAACTATTATTTTCTGACCAGAGTCCGCCTTTGTGCTATGCAGCTTACTGCTTATTGTCTGAAGACAAGCTCTACTTCAAACAAAAAGCAGACGGCTATGAACCCCGCCCTGCTGCTGTAGTTGCTGAAATCAAACATCAACGGACAGCGCAAGAATCAAAGCAGCGGGAGCAACAAGATTTTTTGACACGCGTACAGCAGCGATTAGCTGGGATCGCGCAAGAGTGGCAGGATAGCGATCGCTCTCGGTTTGATAGCTTAGAACGGTTTGTCCTCCATCCAGAAAACACCGCTCGTCCTGCTCAAGATCTATTATCCGTACTAGGACGTCCTCAAACTCCTCAAAGTGCTTTGGATTTATTGGTGGAACTGGGGTGGTGGAGTCCTCACGAAAATTTGCCTTTGCGGCGTAGTCAAATTCCTATTCATTTTCGTCGAGAGGTGATTGAAGTGGCGCAGCAATCCCTGGTTTCTCCACCGCCTGACCCAGATTCAGACCGTTTGGATTTGACAGGCTTAAAGGTTTACACCATTGACGACGAAAGTACTCAAGAAATTGATGATGGCTTGAGCTTAGAAGTCCTTGAGGATGGTCGTCAACGCCTCTGGATTCATATTGCCGACCCAACTCGCTTGGTGATGCAAGGCGATGAACTTGACCTGGAAGCACGGCGGCGCAGTACGACGCTGTATCTGCCGACAGGCATGGTTCCGATGTTCCCGCCGGAACTGGCAACAGGACCGATGAGTTTGGTTCAGGGGAGAGTTTGTCCCGCGCTCAGTTTTGGTGTTGTTTTGGATGAAACAGGCGGTATCCAAGACTATCAAATCCGCGCCAGCTTCGTGAAACCCACTTATCGACTCACCTACGAAGACGTGGATGAGATGTTGGAGCTCGGAGTACAGGCAGAACCGGAAATCGCCGAAATCGCGACTTGGGCTTACAAGCGGCAGGAGTGGCGCAGGAGTCAGGGCGCTATCAGCATCCACATGCCAGAGTCGGTGATTAAGGTTAAAAATGAAGACGAAATCTCGATTGAGGTTTTAGAGGATTCGCGATCGCGGCTGCTGGTAGCGGAAATGATGATTCTCGCCGGAGAAGTCGCAGGACGCTATGGTCAAACCCATCAAATTCCCCTGCCTTTTCGCGGACAGCCACAGCCGGAACTCCCTTCCGAAGAAGAACTGATGCAACTCCCCGCAGGTCCAGTCCGCTTCTGTGCCATGCGTCGGTGTATGCCCAAAAGTGAGATGAGCATTACACCCTTGCGGCACGCGGGTTTGGGTTTGGAACTTTATACTCAAGTCACCTCTCCCATTCGTCGCTACACCGACTTGATGTCTCATTTCCAGATTAAAGCCCATCTAAGGGGTGACCCATTGCCTTTTACGGCCCAACAATTGCAAGAAACGATGCTGAGTGTCACAACAGCCGCGAATGAAGCGACTTGGGTGGAACGTCAGACCAATCGTTATTGGGGATTGGAATATTTGCGGCGTAACGCAGATCGGGTGTGGCAAGCTTTAGTCCTGCGCTGGTTGCGAGAACAGGATAACGAGGGCTTGATTCTGTTGGAAGATTTAGGTCTAGAGTTGAAGATGCGTTTTAGGCGCTCCGTTGCACTGGGCGATCGCTTAGATGTGCAAGTCAGCCACGCCGACCCTCGTCAAGATGTGATTCACTTCAAAGAACTCATTGCTCAAGAGGCTCAACCGGCTGCCACCTAG
- the rpsR gene encoding 30S ribosomal protein S18, translating to MAYFRKRLSPIKPDDPIDYKDVELLRKFVTERGKILPRRITGLTAQQQRDLTQAIKRARLLALLPFINKEG from the coding sequence ATGGCCTACTTTCGTAAACGTCTTTCTCCGATCAAACCGGACGACCCGATCGACTATAAGGATGTCGAGCTGCTGCGTAAGTTTGTTACAGAACGCGGTAAGATTTTGCCACGTCGGATCACAGGGCTGACGGCTCAACAACAAAGAGACTTGACCCAAGCGATCAAGCGAGCACGCCTTTTGGCTTTGCTACCTTTCATTAACAAAGAAGGGTAA
- the rpmG gene encoding 50S ribosomal protein L33: MAAKKGVRIIITLECTECRSNPEKRSPGVSRYTTMKNRRNTTARLELKKFCTHCNKHSVHKEIK, encoded by the coding sequence ATGGCAGCCAAGAAAGGCGTTCGGATTATTATCACCTTGGAGTGCACGGAGTGTCGCAGCAACCCTGAGAAGCGATCGCCCGGTGTGTCTCGCTACACAACGATGAAGAACCGTCGAAACACGACAGCACGTCTAGAACTCAAAAAGTTCTGTACCCACTGCAACAAACACTCGGTTCACAAAGAAATCAAGTAG
- a CDS encoding RDD family protein, with product MSLEPVHTRFPKVPIERRAAAFFIDFVGVWLVSSLLGFNVFVQIVVFMLSWAALRVVLVSSNQGQSLGRWALDMKVLDIKYSKIPGLLTLAKREGILGFCALLAMLGLNIGLANGISMLLLIFPLVADCCSALADEEAQQAFHDRMAKTLVIQTRRGFSLDLRLKKIFAQVRRRVQK from the coding sequence ATGAGTCTTGAACCCGTTCACACCCGCTTTCCCAAGGTGCCGATTGAGCGACGGGCTGCTGCCTTCTTTATCGATTTTGTAGGGGTTTGGCTAGTCAGCTCACTCCTGGGATTCAATGTGTTCGTTCAGATAGTCGTTTTTATGTTATCATGGGCGGCTCTACGGGTGGTATTGGTATCCAGTAATCAGGGTCAGAGTCTAGGGCGCTGGGCGTTGGACATGAAAGTTCTGGATATTAAATACAGCAAGATTCCTGGGCTATTGACCTTAGCCAAACGAGAAGGCATTCTTGGATTCTGTGCCCTCTTAGCCATGCTGGGTCTCAATATTGGTCTAGCGAACGGCATCTCCATGTTGCTGCTGATATTTCCCTTAGTGGCAGATTGCTGTAGCGCCCTGGCTGATGAGGAAGCGCAGCAAGCTTTCCATGATCGCATGGCGAAAACCCTTGTGATACAAACACGTCGAGGATTTTCCCTCGACCTCCGTCTCAAAAAAATATTTGCTCAAGTGAGACGGCGCGTGCAAAAATAG
- a CDS encoding molybdopterin molybdotransferase MoeA has protein sequence MLPAKEAESIILGLVQPFDQKLDAEIAELSTATGRILASPVTSELDFPHWDNSAMDGYAVRYADVKSCHAEQPAVLEIIEEIPAGIEPQCTVQPGQASRIFTGACMPKGADTVIMQERTRREGTRVFILEAAKPQAFVRHRASFYQAGTPLLQPGITLNAPEIAALAAAQCTTLSVYRRPRVAILSTGNELVTPDQPLQPGQIVDSNQYALAAFVALAGGVPVPLGIVRDEPEALKKAISQAITTADIVLSTGGVSVGDYDYVDRILAELGAEIHIRSVAVKPGKPLTVATFFPSSLSPLEKGRSKRSVLYFGLPGNPVSALVSCWRFVQPALWKLSGLPQEAWEPVFVQARSLHDLRSDGRRETYLWGRLQLDTNGVYEFHLVGGSHSSGNLINLAQTTGLAVVPVGQTLIAAGESVQVLSVGTFLGRANS, from the coding sequence ATGCTGCCAGCAAAAGAAGCGGAGTCAATCATTCTCGGTTTAGTGCAACCGTTTGACCAAAAGCTAGATGCCGAGATAGCAGAGTTATCAACGGCTACGGGTCGCATTCTCGCTTCCCCAGTGACGAGTGAGTTGGATTTTCCCCACTGGGATAATTCTGCAATGGATGGGTATGCCGTGCGCTATGCCGATGTGAAATCCTGTCATGCAGAGCAACCCGCTGTTTTGGAAATCATTGAAGAAATTCCGGCTGGAATAGAACCTCAATGTACGGTTCAACCGGGGCAAGCCTCTCGCATCTTTACCGGTGCTTGTATGCCCAAGGGTGCGGATACGGTCATCATGCAGGAGCGAACGAGGCGAGAGGGAACCCGTGTATTCATCTTAGAGGCAGCCAAACCACAGGCTTTTGTGCGTCATCGGGCATCGTTCTATCAGGCCGGAACCCCTCTGCTCCAACCCGGAATCACGCTGAATGCCCCAGAAATCGCTGCACTAGCCGCAGCGCAATGTACTACACTTTCGGTCTATCGACGCCCTCGTGTGGCAATTTTGTCCACAGGCAACGAGTTAGTCACCCCCGACCAACCCCTGCAACCGGGTCAGATTGTAGACTCTAATCAATATGCCCTAGCTGCCTTTGTAGCACTTGCGGGTGGAGTCCCTGTACCCCTAGGTATTGTTCGCGATGAGCCAGAGGCACTCAAAAAAGCAATAAGTCAAGCCATCACAACAGCCGACATCGTGCTTTCAACTGGTGGTGTTTCGGTGGGAGATTATGATTATGTCGATCGCATCCTAGCTGAGTTGGGTGCAGAAATTCACATTCGTTCCGTTGCCGTCAAACCCGGTAAACCTCTCACGGTTGCTACATTTTTCCCCTCATCACTTTCCCCCCTTGAGAAAGGGAGATCAAAACGTTCGGTGTTGTATTTTGGTCTACCGGGAAATCCTGTTTCAGCCTTGGTTAGCTGTTGGCGATTTGTGCAACCCGCTCTTTGGAAGCTTTCGGGTTTGCCTCAAGAGGCTTGGGAACCCGTATTTGTGCAGGCGCGATCGCTTCATGACCTCCGTTCCGATGGTCGCCGGGAAACTTACCTCTGGGGGCGTTTACAGTTAGACACGAATGGTGTGTACGAATTTCATCTGGTAGGTGGTAGCCACAGTTCTGGAAATCTGATTAACTTAGCGCAAACAACGGGGCTGGCAGTGGTACCCGTCGGTCAAACCTTAATTGCGGCGGGTGAATCCGTGCAAGTTTTATCCGTTGGTACATTCCTTGGCAGGGCTAATAGTTAG
- a CDS encoding HPF/RaiA family ribosome-associated protein: MQIPLEITYLDVDKTDALEALVHEKVAKLEQVCDHMSSCRVGLEKTHDRPRSGSPYRVRIDITVPPGHEIAAVKNPGEGDQYDPLETVIRSAFDAARRQLVKLTEKQRDEVKSHPEQETGAMVTKLFPEQEYGFIRSLDSDEEIYFHRNSVINGDFDRIAVGTGVRYVAQQDEEGLLHASTVQIVDKPGANVSNMGEEAIEPPLGWK, from the coding sequence ATGCAAATTCCCTTAGAAATTACCTATCTAGATGTTGACAAAACTGATGCTCTTGAAGCGTTAGTCCACGAAAAGGTCGCTAAACTCGAACAGGTATGCGACCACATGAGTAGCTGCCGTGTGGGGCTTGAAAAAACCCACGATCGCCCCAGAAGTGGTTCTCCCTATCGAGTACGCATCGACATCACGGTGCCGCCTGGACACGAGATAGCCGCCGTCAAAAATCCCGGAGAGGGCGATCAGTACGACCCACTTGAAACAGTCATCCGCAGTGCCTTTGACGCCGCACGTCGCCAGCTGGTCAAGTTGACCGAAAAACAGCGTGATGAGGTCAAGAGCCATCCGGAACAAGAAACCGGTGCGATGGTAACAAAGCTATTCCCTGAGCAGGAATACGGCTTCATCAGGAGCCTAGACAGTGATGAAGAAATCTACTTTCACCGCAACAGCGTGATTAATGGTGACTTCGATCGCATAGCCGTTGGGACAGGCGTGCGATATGTTGCCCAACAAGATGAAGAAGGTCTACTGCACGCCAGTACCGTACAAATTGTTGACAAACCGGGTGCCAACGTTTCTAACATGGGCGAAGAAGCCATCGAGCCGCCGCTGGGCTGGAAGTAG
- a CDS encoding serine/threonine-protein kinase, which translates to MSYCLNPACPQPKNPIHVETCQACGSQLLLRDRYRVQKALGQGGFGATFLAQDESLPGDPCCVIKQLRPASTGSHVIPMARELFEREARTLGKIGNHPQVPRLLDYFEDNQQFYLVQEYISGSTLQQEIRRSGPLSEAGVKHFLSEILPLLQYIQSQQVIHRDIKPANIIRRDQDGRLVLIDFGAVKNQVNPVTNNASDQTALTNFAIGTPGFAPPEQMALRPVYASDIYAVGVTCIYLLTGKSPKDLDYNPSTGEMVWQKYVQVTAHFAEVLKKMLEASVRHRYQCATDIMRALDLEPYLDSLTQGLATQPNTPPGLSKGLSSQSFYSGDLTDKSSPSSPSTATSKLAMAIRARRARKEQSGGSYTAGSQRTQSDPSQRGSANLLKSEGFTTGKPKVPSKLDANGLLTAYMKGRRDFASQDLSGLDLHKVDLSGGIFHQAKLARTNFQGADLSNADFGRASLNRSNLRDANLGRAYLSYADLEGADLRGADLSYAYLNHANLKGANLCGANLSNAKISEEQLTQAKTNWATVLPSGKRGFW; encoded by the coding sequence ATGAGCTACTGCTTAAATCCTGCCTGTCCTCAGCCTAAAAATCCAATCCACGTCGAGACCTGTCAGGCGTGTGGTTCCCAATTGTTGTTGCGTGATCGCTATCGCGTCCAAAAAGCCTTGGGCCAAGGTGGTTTCGGAGCCACGTTTTTAGCCCAAGATGAATCTCTGCCTGGAGATCCCTGTTGTGTAATCAAACAACTCCGTCCAGCCTCAACCGGTTCTCATGTTATCCCCATGGCACGAGAGCTGTTTGAGCGAGAAGCTAGAACTCTGGGAAAAATTGGCAATCATCCTCAAGTTCCCAGACTGTTGGATTATTTTGAAGACAACCAACAGTTTTACTTAGTGCAAGAGTATATCAGTGGCTCGACCTTGCAACAGGAAATCAGGCGGTCGGGCCCGCTGAGCGAAGCTGGAGTCAAACACTTCTTGAGTGAAATCCTGCCCCTGCTGCAATACATTCAGAGCCAGCAGGTGATTCACCGAGACATTAAACCGGCGAATATCATTCGTCGCGATCAAGATGGCAGACTGGTTTTAATTGACTTTGGGGCTGTGAAAAACCAAGTTAATCCAGTCACGAACAACGCCTCAGACCAGACCGCATTGACCAATTTTGCGATCGGTACCCCAGGCTTTGCCCCCCCAGAACAGATGGCATTACGCCCGGTTTATGCCAGTGACATTTATGCCGTGGGTGTGACTTGCATTTATTTGTTGACCGGGAAATCTCCCAAAGACTTAGACTATAATCCGTCAACTGGCGAAATGGTCTGGCAGAAGTACGTTCAAGTCACCGCTCATTTTGCGGAAGTCTTGAAAAAAATGCTGGAGGCTTCGGTTCGCCATCGCTATCAGTGTGCCACGGACATCATGAGAGCGCTTGACCTGGAGCCTTATCTCGATAGTTTGACCCAGGGTTTAGCGACTCAACCGAATACTCCACCCGGTTTGAGCAAAGGCTTAAGCAGCCAATCCTTCTACTCTGGGGACTTAACCGACAAGAGTTCCCCTTCTAGTCCCTCAACGGCCACCTCAAAGCTGGCAATGGCCATTCGAGCGCGTCGCGCCCGCAAAGAACAAAGTGGTGGTAGCTACACAGCGGGGAGCCAGCGTACTCAGAGTGATCCTAGCCAACGCGGTTCTGCCAATTTGCTCAAAAGCGAGGGTTTTACCACCGGAAAGCCGAAAGTTCCGAGCAAGTTAGATGCTAATGGTCTTTTAACCGCTTACATGAAAGGTCGCAGAGATTTCGCCTCTCAGGATTTGAGCGGGCTCGATCTTCATAAAGTTGACTTATCTGGGGGAATCTTTCATCAGGCGAAGTTGGCCAGAACTAATTTCCAAGGAGCTGATTTATCGAATGCTGACTTTGGTCGAGCCAGTTTAAATCGGTCGAACTTGCGAGATGCGAATTTGGGTCGGGCTTACTTGAGCTACGCCGATCTGGAAGGAGCTGACTTGAGAGGCGCAGATCTCAGCTATGCCTATCTCAATCATGCGAATCTCAAAGGAGCCAATCTGTGTGGTGCTAATCTCTCCAATGCCAAAATCAGTGAAGAGCAACTGACACAGGCTAAGACGAATTGGGCAACTGTGTTACCCAGTGGTAAGAGAGGTTTTTGGTAA
- the pheT gene encoding phenylalanine--tRNA ligase subunit beta yields MRISLNWLRELVDVTLAPEELAETLTFAGFEVEDIEDLRKLADGVVVGKVLDVQPHPNADKLRVCQVDIGDPNGPLNIVCGAANVRAEAYVPVATSGTYLPAIDVKIRASKLRGVRSEGMICSLAEVGLEKQAEGIHIFEQENLQLGSDVRPLLHLEDVILDLTATANRADALSMVGVAREVAALTGAALKLPQAPELSLPSGGEGLHLKISEPGACPAYMGTVIEGVKIEPSPDWLQRRLQAAGVRPINNVVDVTNYVLLEWGQPLHAFDRDRLLAVAGSNSLTIGVRLATQGESLKTLDGQTRTLQPQTLLITANDKPVALAGVMGGEDTEVYEGTQNIVLEAALFESVAIRRSARSLGLRTEASIRFERGVNQAEFGMAAKRAIALLTELASGTLTSQSVADTRPDPATWTRSIELRLDRINQILGPVELEDEIGEIMPEDVERILTALGCQLQRGKDEESIQWNVTVPPYRYRDLEREIDLIEEVARLYGYNNFCEELPDKTEPGYLSLEQQLMRQLREAFRAGGLTELVQYSLVKPTDDKQISLANPLLTEYSALRTNLLSGLIDACQYNLEQGNGVLNGFEIGRVFWREEEGFQEADAVAGILGGDPTQGRWVKGGQESPMTWYEAKGLLESVFERLALKIEYQPNRQDNRFHPGRTASLWLQGESLGRFGQLHPQLRSEYGLPDAIYAFELDLDVLLDALAQEASLTPRFKPYPTFPASDRDIAFFVPEKVSVAEIERTTINAGKPLLESVQVFDEYRGESVPKGQRSLAFRLVYRAGDRTLVAEEVESLHQKVRESLVEKFGVTLRV; encoded by the coding sequence ATGCGTATTTCTTTGAATTGGCTTCGGGAACTGGTGGACGTGACCCTAGCACCCGAAGAGTTAGCCGAAACCCTGACATTTGCAGGGTTTGAGGTAGAAGACATCGAAGACCTGCGAAAATTAGCGGATGGTGTGGTGGTGGGGAAGGTACTCGACGTACAGCCCCATCCCAACGCAGATAAGCTGAGGGTCTGTCAAGTGGATATTGGAGATCCCAATGGACCGTTGAATATTGTCTGTGGCGCGGCTAATGTCCGGGCGGAGGCTTATGTTCCGGTAGCCACCAGTGGCACTTACCTACCCGCGATCGATGTGAAAATTCGCGCCTCAAAACTGCGAGGCGTTCGTTCAGAAGGCATGATTTGTTCCCTAGCGGAAGTCGGCTTAGAAAAACAAGCCGAGGGCATTCACATCTTTGAGCAGGAAAATCTCCAGTTAGGGAGTGATGTGCGTCCTTTGCTGCACTTAGAAGATGTCATCCTCGATCTGACGGCAACGGCGAATCGCGCTGACGCCTTGAGTATGGTAGGGGTGGCGCGAGAAGTGGCGGCCTTGACGGGAGCTGCATTGAAGCTGCCACAAGCACCTGAACTTTCGCTCCCATCTGGGGGAGAAGGTTTGCATTTGAAAATCTCTGAGCCTGGTGCCTGTCCGGCTTACATGGGTACGGTGATCGAAGGGGTCAAAATTGAACCGTCCCCAGACTGGTTGCAACGGCGTTTACAAGCTGCTGGGGTGCGACCGATTAACAATGTGGTGGATGTGACAAACTATGTTTTGTTGGAATGGGGTCAGCCGCTACATGCCTTTGACCGCGATCGCCTTTTAGCCGTGGCTGGGAGCAATTCCCTCACCATCGGTGTTCGCCTCGCCACCCAAGGAGAATCCCTGAAAACGCTGGATGGTCAAACCCGAACCCTCCAACCCCAAACGTTGTTAATTACCGCGAACGACAAACCCGTTGCCCTCGCTGGGGTGATGGGAGGTGAAGACACGGAAGTTTACGAGGGCACTCAGAATATCGTTTTAGAAGCGGCGCTATTTGAGTCGGTGGCAATTCGCCGCTCTGCTCGCAGCCTTGGCTTACGCACTGAGGCATCTATCCGCTTCGAGCGGGGAGTGAATCAAGCGGAGTTCGGGATGGCGGCAAAAAGAGCGATCGCCCTGCTGACTGAGTTAGCTAGCGGCACCCTCACGTCACAATCCGTTGCCGACACACGGCCTGATCCCGCCACTTGGACACGCTCAATTGAGTTACGTCTTGACCGCATCAATCAGATTTTAGGTCCGGTGGAACTGGAAGACGAGATTGGCGAAATTATGCCAGAGGATGTTGAACGTATCCTCACCGCCCTCGGCTGTCAATTGCAGCGCGGCAAAGACGAGGAATCTATTCAATGGAATGTCACCGTACCCCCTTACCGCTATCGGGACTTGGAGCGGGAAATTGACCTGATTGAGGAAGTGGCTCGTCTTTACGGTTACAACAACTTCTGTGAGGAACTGCCGGATAAGACGGAACCCGGTTATCTCTCCCTAGAACAGCAGTTAATGCGGCAACTGCGAGAAGCCTTCCGGGCGGGAGGATTGACAGAATTAGTGCAATACTCTTTGGTTAAGCCAACAGACGACAAGCAAATTTCTTTGGCCAATCCACTGTTGACCGAGTATTCTGCCCTACGTACCAATTTACTGTCTGGGTTGATTGATGCCTGTCAGTACAACTTGGAACAGGGTAACGGTGTCCTCAATGGGTTTGAGATCGGTCGAGTCTTCTGGCGGGAAGAGGAAGGTTTCCAAGAAGCTGACGCCGTCGCTGGGATTCTGGGCGGCGATCCCACGCAAGGCCGCTGGGTGAAAGGAGGACAGGAGTCCCCCATGACTTGGTATGAGGCCAAGGGGCTACTAGAGAGCGTATTTGAGCGCTTAGCTTTGAAGATTGAGTATCAACCCAATCGGCAAGACAATCGCTTTCATCCAGGACGCACGGCTTCCTTGTGGCTTCAGGGAGAAAGCTTGGGGAGATTTGGGCAGTTGCACCCCCAGTTGCGATCAGAATACGGCCTGCCAGATGCCATCTACGCCTTTGAGCTGGACTTAGATGTGCTTTTGGATGCTCTAGCTCAGGAAGCAAGCCTGACCCCTCGATTCAAGCCTTATCCCACATTCCCAGCCTCTGATCGAGATATTGCCTTTTTCGTACCGGAGAAAGTCTCTGTGGCGGAAATCGAACGCACAACGATCAACGCGGGTAAGCCGTTATTAGAGTCGGTGCAAGTGTTTGATGAGTATCGCGGGGAATCGGTTCCTAAGGGACAGCGAAGTTTAGCGTTTAGGCTAGTTTATCGCGCAGGCGATCGCACCCTCGTTGCTGAAGAGGTGGAATCACTCCATCAAAAAGTGCGAGAATCTTTGGTGGAAAAATTCGGCGTCACCCTCAGAGTTTAA
- a CDS encoding YciI family protein, producing the protein MPKYVLWGSYCEDVLEKRAPYRQAHLDGLAKQKESGVLITIGPTKDVTKVFGIYEAEDKATVCQLVESDPYWQNGIWTEYEVKEWIQAF; encoded by the coding sequence ATGCCTAAATACGTACTGTGGGGAAGCTATTGCGAGGATGTTTTAGAAAAGCGTGCCCCTTACCGACAAGCTCATCTTGATGGTTTGGCGAAGCAAAAAGAGTCAGGCGTTTTAATTACAATTGGCCCGACCAAAGATGTAACTAAAGTCTTTGGGATCTATGAAGCAGAAGATAAAGCCACAGTGTGCCAGTTAGTTGAATCTGACCCATACTGGCAAAATGGGATTTGGACTGAATATGAGGTAAAAGAGTGGATTCAAGCGTTTTAA